Proteins from a single region of bacterium:
- a CDS encoding ABC transporter substrate-binding protein, whose product MKIQVGHSPDADDAFMFYALAHDKLNTGSLEFQHILRDIETLNRWALEKKLEVTALSVHAYAHVASEYALLRHGASIGEKYGPIVVSREQLSLEQLRAKKIAIPGELTTAFLALQLCLGGFQYEIVPFDKIFDAVQTGNADAGLIIHEGQLTYSKLGFAKVLDLGRWWYDKTSLPLPLGVNGVRKDLGSELCRQISDYMKQSIDFGLEHREEAMKYAIKYARNTELKLADRFVGMYVNHFTRDLGDRGTEAIRKLLTEGHSQGLIPAPNIEII is encoded by the coding sequence ATGAAGATACAAGTTGGACACAGCCCGGATGCGGATGACGCTTTCATGTTTTATGCGTTGGCTCACGATAAGCTGAACACCGGGAGCCTGGAATTCCAGCACATCCTTCGCGACATTGAAACTTTGAACCGGTGGGCACTTGAAAAGAAGCTCGAAGTGACTGCGCTGTCCGTTCATGCTTACGCGCACGTCGCTTCGGAGTATGCCTTGCTGCGGCATGGCGCAAGCATCGGCGAAAAGTATGGTCCGATCGTTGTATCGCGCGAGCAGCTTTCGCTTGAACAACTGCGCGCGAAGAAGATCGCAATCCCGGGAGAATTGACCACGGCATTTCTCGCTCTTCAACTCTGCTTAGGAGGTTTTCAATACGAAATCGTTCCGTTTGACAAAATCTTCGATGCAGTGCAAACGGGGAATGCAGATGCGGGACTCATCATCCACGAAGGCCAATTAACCTACTCGAAACTTGGCTTTGCAAAAGTTCTCGATCTGGGACGTTGGTGGTACGACAAAACCTCCCTTCCTTTGCCACTCGGTGTGAACGGAGTGCGCAAAGATCTGGGAAGTGAATTATGCCGGCAGATTTCGGATTACATGAAGCAAAGCATCGATTTCGGACTCGAGCATCGTGAAGAAGCTATGAAGTACGCGATCAAATACGCAAGAAATACCGAGCTAAAGCTTGCCGACCGCTTTGTAGGAATGTATGTGAATCATTTCACGCGCGATCTGGGAGACAGAGGAACGGAAGCCATACGCAAACTGCTCACGGAAGGCCATTCTCAGGGTTTGATTCCCGCTCCTAACATCGAGATTATTTGA
- the aroF gene encoding 3-deoxy-7-phosphoheptulonate synthase yields the protein MIVILKKDITAAETEQLTQKLRDLGCEFQVIWNGEPILRIYSKQTLLSKDFFLSQPGVLDVFRITPPYELVKRDPSTQEAIITVGDIVIREKHFVMIAGPCAVESEEQITGIARQLSRAGVQFLRGGAFKPRTSPYAFQGLEEEGLRFIRKAADQFRMKVVTEAVSSGHVPVVAEYADVIQIGTRNMQNFQLLKTAGKQSKPVLLKRGMNATLDEFLLAAEYILQAGNSQVILCERGIRTFEKATRNTLDISAVPLIQQLSHLPIFVDPSHASGKRSLILPLSRASLAAGADGLLIEVHHQAEAAKSDGPQSIDFQAFEELQKTLREMAPLLGKTLL from the coding sequence ATGATTGTAATACTTAAGAAGGATATTACTGCCGCAGAAACGGAGCAACTAACGCAAAAATTGCGTGACCTGGGCTGTGAGTTTCAGGTGATTTGGAATGGGGAACCAATCCTCCGCATTTACAGCAAGCAGACGCTCCTTTCCAAAGATTTCTTCTTGAGCCAACCCGGTGTGCTGGACGTCTTTCGCATCACTCCCCCTTATGAACTCGTGAAACGCGATCCATCCACGCAGGAGGCAATTATCACGGTCGGGGATATTGTGATTCGGGAGAAACATTTTGTAATGATTGCGGGGCCTTGCGCCGTGGAGTCGGAGGAACAAATTACTGGGATTGCAAGGCAGCTTTCACGCGCCGGCGTTCAATTTCTACGCGGCGGAGCCTTCAAGCCTCGCACTTCCCCTTATGCTTTTCAGGGTCTGGAAGAAGAAGGATTGCGTTTTATTCGCAAGGCGGCGGATCAGTTTCGCATGAAAGTCGTTACAGAAGCAGTCTCCTCCGGTCACGTTCCGGTTGTCGCCGAATACGCGGACGTGATTCAAATCGGGACTCGCAACATGCAAAATTTTCAGTTGCTGAAGACCGCAGGAAAACAATCGAAACCGGTACTTTTGAAGAGAGGAATGAATGCTACGCTCGATGAATTCTTGTTAGCAGCCGAGTATATTCTCCAGGCAGGCAATTCTCAGGTCATCCTTTGCGAGCGTGGAATTAGGACTTTCGAAAAAGCGACCCGCAATACGCTGGATATCAGCGCAGTGCCGTTGATTCAGCAACTATCCCACTTGCCGATTTTCGTCGATCCGAGTCATGCTTCGGGAAAACGAAGTTTGATTCTGCCCCTTTCCCGCGCTTCCCTGGCCGCAGGCGCAGATGGACTTTTGATTGAAGTACATCATCAGGCGGAGGCGGCAAAAAGCGATGGACCGCAGAGCATCGATTTTCAAGCGTTTGAAGAGCTCCAGAAAACGCTGCGTGAAATGGCTCCTTTGCTTGGCAAAACTCTTCTGTAG
- a CDS encoding cysteine desulfurase: MKPRIYLDYNASTPLDPRIAREMAEKMNVFGNPSSVHAEGRESRALVDEARVHVGRLLNCNHRQILFTSGGTEANNLAIMGTARANQDRGKHIITSAIEHSSVKNVCGELAREGYEITYVHPRSNGVIDSNDVAVAMREDTILITIMLANNEIGTIQPVQQICSLARARGIPVHTDAVQAVGKIPVDVEALGCDLLSISAHKIYGPKGVGALYFSESISLTPQIRGGSHEKGLRAGTENVAGIHALGFAAKILVEEGLPELLPLRQRLEAGLARTSMKILCEDAPRLPNTVNFYAPNWPGESLVMAFDLEGIAVSNGSACSAGVIEPSHVISALGYNDVIARSVIRVSLGKFTKPEEIDVLLRVIQGLEGGGVGL; encoded by the coding sequence ATGAAGCCCAGAATTTATCTCGATTACAACGCTTCGACTCCGCTCGATCCGCGTATCGCTCGCGAGATGGCGGAGAAAATGAATGTGTTTGGGAATCCATCCAGCGTGCATGCAGAAGGCAGGGAATCCCGTGCTCTGGTGGATGAAGCTCGCGTCCATGTGGGCCGTCTTCTCAACTGTAATCACAGGCAAATCTTGTTTACGTCCGGTGGAACCGAAGCGAACAATCTTGCAATCATGGGCACTGCTCGTGCGAATCAAGACCGTGGTAAGCACATCATCACTTCTGCGATCGAGCATTCCTCGGTTAAGAATGTATGCGGGGAACTGGCGCGCGAAGGATATGAAATTACTTATGTACATCCCCGCTCAAATGGCGTCATTGATTCCAACGATGTCGCGGTCGCAATGCGCGAAGACACGATCTTGATCACGATCATGCTTGCAAATAATGAAATCGGTACGATCCAGCCGGTTCAACAAATATGCTCGCTGGCCAGAGCGCGTGGAATCCCGGTTCATACTGATGCAGTTCAGGCGGTTGGGAAAATACCTGTGGATGTGGAAGCTCTCGGATGCGACCTGTTGAGCATTTCCGCGCATAAAATTTACGGGCCAAAGGGAGTGGGCGCACTTTATTTCAGTGAATCGATTTCCTTAACACCTCAGATAAGGGGTGGCAGCCATGAAAAAGGATTGCGGGCGGGAACCGAAAATGTTGCAGGGATTCATGCGCTCGGGTTTGCTGCGAAGATTTTGGTGGAGGAAGGTCTACCGGAGCTCTTGCCTTTACGGCAGAGATTAGAAGCAGGACTCGCGCGAACTTCGATGAAAATACTTTGTGAAGATGCTCCCCGTTTGCCGAATACGGTGAATTTTTATGCGCCGAATTGGCCGGGTGAATCCCTGGTGATGGCATTTGATCTGGAAGGGATTGCGGTGAGTAACGGTTCCGCGTGTTCCGCAGGAGTGATCGAACCATCTCATGTAATTTCAGCTTTAGGGTATAATGACGTCATTGCACGTAGTGTGATCCGTGTAAGCTTGGGAAAATTTACAAAGCCCGAAGAGATTGATGTGCTTCTTCGCGTAATTCAAGGTCTGGAAGGAGGGGGTGTGGGTTTATGA
- a CDS encoding zinc-ribbon domain-containing protein — MIISCTSCGTKYKYDETKLEGVISKKVRCPKCKTVIEVFNPITEAKRPFPDVDPLEQTHSSAQQRKKAPAAARPALVTQPMSEEEMQGPRTAQVNRESAIAEAMAGDHDDYLKMPESRRFSLAVIQGFNAGEIFAITKPKMVVGRSDADIIVKDLEASRQHARLDVMGDRVILRDLSSTNGTFVNEQRITTMTLENQQEFRIGTTIFMLIITDVE, encoded by the coding sequence ATGATCATTTCGTGTACGTCTTGCGGGACGAAATATAAGTACGATGAAACCAAGCTGGAAGGTGTCATCAGTAAGAAAGTAAGATGTCCCAAATGCAAGACGGTCATCGAAGTATTTAACCCGATCACTGAGGCTAAGAGGCCCTTCCCGGATGTTGATCCGTTGGAGCAGACCCATTCTTCGGCGCAGCAACGGAAGAAAGCTCCTGCTGCCGCTAGACCGGCACTGGTGACACAACCGATGAGCGAAGAGGAAATGCAGGGGCCCCGCACAGCGCAGGTGAATCGCGAATCGGCGATAGCGGAAGCTATGGCCGGTGATCATGATGATTACCTGAAGATGCCGGAGTCCCGGAGATTTTCTTTAGCGGTGATTCAGGGCTTTAATGCGGGTGAAATTTTTGCGATAACAAAACCAAAAATGGTGGTTGGTCGCAGTGATGCAGACATCATTGTCAAGGATCTTGAAGCTTCGCGGCAGCACGCGCGTCTCGATGTAATGGGAGACCGTGTGATTTTGCGCGATCTTAGCAGCACCAATGGCACATTTGTAAACGAACAACGGATCACAACTATGACTCTGGAGAATCAGCAGGAATTCCGGATCGGCACAACCATCTTC